A DNA window from Drosophila pseudoobscura strain MV-25-SWS-2005 chromosome 2, UCI_Dpse_MV25, whole genome shotgun sequence contains the following coding sequences:
- the mld gene encoding uncharacterized protein mld isoform X1 → MSANANSSRTRRRSTSWSSEKQPLQQPAAQLSLPEDDDVAGGLLEMPRICRCCCKRDLELLSLFGAADKPTISSPETTETETVNATVTVTATATSKMRRRDTTTAALGDRTNGNPVDYALSGAHSSMDIVLEEMIIWMLNVSRDDGLPQEICRQCMAQFLMVAKFRRKCVRMQQRLQDYAQEISDRQAARQAKRKQKQQQRQAQQHEQTREEEAKDMDTDANSSDYMHLPESQMERKRRIISESEGESLSPRSSRPKIVKTEQPAPEEVLPPPKERRLQLRLRRMRTQSAGTPEVATNANVNAIPDPVERPATHADPSSMPWKTKAARKQLSESWSSYSPAPSSEIEGRRSTSSEAATEHLSDLSVGPLCGFESDSSPSSTSAPSILKFPRRSPTAVPALRRGRRPRSSPVYLPVKRQRRSVGNKSMGKELLHQIGAESGPEQSTKSDEEISGQDPMEQQPEIDENCPTPLRLVEASSSCGEASDISTSDADADADVAGESSYAEVVKELQGRDETSGDEGIRENTVSAVSIKELSSSSDASDESTLKNEEETPSNQQIEGEPKLNGAVTASPASMEVQSKELTSSTEVTAPATATATATVSEEEQESPDGAGQFEQPEIIVSIPLEALNEDLQRRLCVDQEQDNDEEEEEEDKDPEKKEQQDPDHPDDVNNNANDENFCQSATADSFNSAVALQTNEIEANAGRPPDGAPLPPPAADGDEDSLSSSDELPVVRTGPTPMDFLAEFEKHCEKGLEQIGATTPAPSPPPTPRAEPLPLALNDLEAKQQLEVEMNDVETTLNGILNEMQDQHMYTPTCPHIDEFLTPADYASLSDPEPEPEQEQESSRDCSPVAVAVAATEDNVSPLREKPGARQQEDLFDNSNFSNELIGFQNDIPCFENIEASPEPDQSLHLELTQFLNELQPQQGPQTTQVSPGAQVQVQVAAPQVEAVAVAVPPKVQHLVEPPLVEQQPQAEPQVEPRVQVQVQQPPLEHIHVRQQPTVAKALEQSQLVQVPQVHHQETTTTVSYEQIYHHHHQQSASKLQLMPAPIDPQQQQQQQQQWQQYQSQEQQQHTTHLQWSAVGGLEAIKGSFGPSESTTTYYISAGDLYQHQQQAAPLETTYTMLDPNENYMLEQATHQQQQQLQQIHHQQQQQQAQQHQQQQQQQPIMILIQQPELQQPVASASNPQQAPMHFYGAPISNELHHLQQQQQHQQQQQHQVQNQSVLAAASPMPATTPKGRAVSLKCRFCQNGPRFSNSLEYSRHIIELHPAVAPFNCPHCPLAFAARSKRSQHILNQHVVQQYQCGQCSQVFPAQRALDLHIQRFHMQITSNTGGAEKGAGVRVEEVQLQISNEHQQQHSPHPKALELHGNTPRRRRQRILCCPDCEDCTSGHSHGHGQGQYEELQTNLQAPPTALTPPSTIMSVPSPQPLTSTHQHITLPSPEQSEPDSTTTLRQFRKRGVIVGPQSAGAFSQSLQLATPVASPSPSPSSSPSSSTIDSAPNTPASASVQVSELRTSHQCLYCEERFTNDIALRKHHLLAHGAQTSMPFVCTICKRGYRMRTALHRHMESHDVEGRPYECNLCHVRFPRPSQLTLHKITVHLLSKPHTCDECGKQFGTESALKTHVKFHGELGYQCDECDQAFEYLRDLRKHRRTHNSELFYKCEFCPRSFLHFMGFRAHMNSHLPLGVFLNEETALKSASNCSTTTIISSVRNDKSSENPATPIMEETPLTPMSNINNNSDECCPISNSAESSGLAGRSLPSLDSIATTP, encoded by the exons GTCAGCCGCGACGATGGACTGCCGCAGGAGATCTGCCGCCAGTGCATGGCCCAGTTCCTGATGGTGGCCAAATTTCGAAGGAAATGCGTGCGGATGCAGCAGCGCCTGCAGGACTACGCCCAGGAGATATCCGACCGGCAGGCCGCCAGACAGGCCAAGCgaaaacagaagcagcaacaaaggcAAGCACAGCAGCATGAGCAGACCAGGGAAGAGGAGGCGAAGGATATGGACACGGATGCGAATTCGTCGGACTACATGCATTTGCCGGAGTCACAGATGGAGCGGAAGCGTCGCATCATCTCTGAATCGGAGGGTGAATCCCTATCCCCCCGATCGTCGCGGCCCAAAATCGTAAAGACGGAGCAGCCCGCCCCGGAGGAGGTCCTGCCTCCGCCCAAGGAGCGTCGCCTGCAGCTGAGACTGCGCAGAATGCGGACACAGTCCGCGGGAACCCCGGAAGTGGCTACCAATGCAAATGTGAATGCCATTCCCGATCCAGTGGAACGACCAGCGACCCACGCTGATCCCAGCAGCATGCCCTGGAAGACAAAGGCTGCGAGGAAGCAGCTGTCCGAGTCGTGGTCCAGCTACTCGCCGGCCCCCTCCTCGGAGATTGAGGGCCGAAGGAGCACCAGCAGTGAGGCGGCCACAGAGCATCTGAGCGATCTGTCGGTGGGGCCACTCTGCGGCTTCGAGAGCGACAGCAGTCCTTCCTCCACCTCAGCGCCATCGATCCTCAAGTTCCCCCGACGATCGCCCACAGCGGTGCCCGCACTGCGACGTGGCCGTCGACCCCGGAGTTCGCCCGTTTACTTGCCCGTCAAGCGGCAGCGGCGATCCGTGGGCAATAAGTCGATGGGGAAGGAACTGCTCCATCAGATTGGAGCTGAGTCCGGTCCGGAGCAGAGCACAAAGTCTGATGAGGAAATCTCCGGCCAAGATCCAATGGAACAGCAGCCCGAAATTGATGAGAACTGTCCAACTCCGCTGCGTCTAGTGGAAGCGTCTTCCTCCTGCGGCGAGGCGAGCGACATCAGTACTTCAGATGCGGATGCAGATGCGGACGTGGCAGGAGAATCATCCTACGCGGAGGTCGTAAAAGAACTCCAAGGCAGGGATGAAACCAGCGGCGATGAAGGGATTCGGGAGAACACTGTATCGGCCGTATCGATCAAGGAGTTGTCGTCATCGAGTGATGCCTCGGACGAGAGCACCCTAAAAAATGAGGAGGAGACTCCGTCCAATCAACAGATTGAAGGAGAACCAAAGTTGAATGGAGCCGTCACGGCCAGTCCAGCTTCGATGGAAGTTCAGTCGAAGGAACTGACCTCGTCCACAGAGGTCACAGCCCCGGCCACGGctactgccacagccacagtcagtgaggaggagcaggaatCTCCGGATGGAGCAGGACAGTTCGAGCAGCCAGAGATCATTGTTAGCATACCCCTCGAGGCACTCAACGAGGATCTGCAGCGCAGACTGTGCGtggaccaggagcaggacaacgacgaggaggaggaggaggaggacaaggATCCGgagaagaaggagcagcaggaccCTGACCACCCCGACGACGTCAACAACAATGCCAACGATGAGAATTTTTGCCAGAGTGCTACAGCAGATAGCTTCAATTCTGCTGTGGCACTCCAAACAAACGAAATTGAAGCAAACGCAGGCCGCCCCCCCGATGGggcgccactgccaccaccagcagcggATGGGGACGAGGACTCGCTCTCGTCCTCGGATGAGCTGCCAGTGGTACGGACTGGACCCACGCCCATGGACTTTCTGGCCGAATTCGAGAAGCATTGCGAGAAGGGTCTCGAGCAGATCGGGGCCACGACACCGGCCCCATCGCCGCCGCCCACGCCCAGAGCCGAGCCCCTGCCGCTGGCCCTCAACGACCTGGAGGCCAAGCAGCAGCTCGAGGTGGAGATGAACGACGTGGAGACCACGCTGAACGGCATCCTCAACGAGATGCAGGACCAGCACATGTACACACCGACCTGTCCGCACATCGACGAGTTCCTCACCCCCGCCGACTATGCCTCCCTCAGCGaccccgagcccgagcccgagcaggagcaggagtccTCCCGCGACTGCAGccctgtggcagtggcagtggcagccacggAGGATAACGTATCGCCGCTGCGGGAGAAACCAGGGGCCAGGCAGCAGGAGGATCTCTTCGATAACAGCAACTTCAGCAACGAACTGATTGGCTTCCAGAATGACATACCCTGCTTTGAGAACATCGAGGCCTCGCCAGAGCCCGACCAGAGTCTGCATCTGGAGCTGACGCAGTTCCTCAACGAACTGCAGCCTCAGCAGGGACCACAGACAACGCAGGTGTCGCCTGGGGcccaggtgcaggtgcaggttgCGGCCCCTCAGGTCGaggcagtcgcagtcgcagtcccccCTAAGGTGCAGCATCTGGTGGAGCCGCCTCTGGTCGAGCAACAGCCTCAGGCGGAGCCTCAGGTGGAGCCTCGGGttcaggtgcaggtgcagcaACCACCTCTAGAGCATATTCATGTCCGTCAGCAGCCAACAGTCGCAAAAGCTCTGGAGCAGTCTCAGCTGGTCCAGGTGCCCCAGGTGCATCACCAGGAGACGACAACGACCGTTTCCTACGAGCAGATCTATCACCATCATCACCAGCAGTCGGCCAGCAAGCTGCAACTGATGCCAGCTCCCATCgatccgcagcagcagcagcagcagcagcagcaatggcagcagtATCAGtcccaggagcagcagcagcacacgaCACATCTGCAGTGGTCAGCAGTGGGCGGACTGGAGGCCATCAAGGGCAGCTTTGGTCCATCGGAAAGCACCACAACGTACTACATCAGTGCCGGGGATCTctaccagcaccagcagcaggctgcGCCACTGGAAACCACCTACACGATGCTAGATCCCAACGAGAACTACATGCTCGAGCAGGCCacccatcagcagcagcagcagctgcagcagatccatcatcagcaacagcaacagcaggcgcagcagcaccagcagcagcagcaacagcagcccatCATGATACTGATCCAGCAGccggagctgcagcagccagTGGCCTCGGCCAGTAATCCCCAGCAGGCGCCGATGCATTTCTACGGGGCGCCCATCAGCAACGAGTTGCACCAtctccagcaacagcagcagcatcaacagcagcagcagcatcaagtACAAAATCAGTCAGTATTAGCAGCAGCCTCTCCAATGCCTGCCACCACGCCCAAGGGCCGTGCAGTGTCGCTCAAGTGCCGCTTCTGCCAGAACGGACCGAGGTTCTCCAACAGCCTGGAGTACAGTCGTCACATCATCGAGCTGCATCCGGCGGTGGCGCCATTCAACTGCCCGCACTGTCCGCTGGCGTTTGCGGCGCGCAGCAAGCGCTCGCAGCACATCCTCAACCAGCACGTGGTGCAGCAGTACCAGTGCGGCCAGTGCTCGCAGGTGTTTCCCGCCCAGCGAGCCCTGGACTTGCACATCCAGCGCTTCCACATGCAGATCACCAGCAACACGGGCGGCGCAGAGAAGGGCGCAGGTGTGCGCGTGGAGGAGGTTCAACTGCAGATCAGCAAcgagcaccaacagcagcactCACCGCATCCAAAAG CTCTCGAGCTGCACGGCAACACGCCACGACGACGCAGGCAGCGCATTCTCTGCTGTCCGGACTGCGAGGACT GCACCTCTGGCCACAGTCACGGCCATGGACAGGGACAGTACGAGGAGCTGCAGACCAATCTGCAGGCACCGCCAACGGCCCTAACGCCGCCCTCGACGATCATGTCGGTGCCGTCGCCGCAGCCCCTGACGAGCACACACCAGCACATAACCCTGCCCTCGCCAGAGCAGTCGGAGCCGGACTCCACCACGACGCTGCGGCAGTTCCGCAAACGAGGCGTCATTGTGGGGCCGCAATCTGCGGGGGCCTTCAGCCAGTCGCTGCAGTTGGCCACTCCCGTGGCCTCGCCCTCACCCTCGCCCTCGTCGTCGCCGTCCTCGTCCACGATAGACTCGGCTCCAAACACgcccgcctccgcctccgtgCAGGTCAGTGAACTGCGGACCAGCCACCAGTGCCTGTACTGCGAGGAGCGGTTCACCAACGACATTGCCCTGCGGAAGCACCACCTGCTGGCCCACGGGGCCCAGACCTCGATGCCCTTCGTGTGCACCATCTGCAAGCGGGGCTATCGGATGCGGACGGCCCTGCACCGGCACATGGAGTCGCACGATGTGGAGGGCAGGCCGTACGAGTGCAACCTGTGCCATGTGCGGTTCCCGCGACCCTCGCAGCTGACGCTGCACAAGATCACCGTCCATCTGCTGTCGAAGCCGCACACCTGCGACGAGTGTGGCAAACAATTTGGTACGGAGAGCGCCCTAAAGACGCACGTTAAGTTTCACGGTG AGCTCGGTTACCAGTGCGACGAGTGCGATCAGGCATTCGAGTATCTCAGAGATTTGCGCAAGCACCGGCGCACCCACAACAGCGAACTGTTTTACAAGTGCGAGTTCTGTCCACGCTCCTTCTTGCATTTCATGGGCTTCCGCG CTCACATGAACTCCCATCTGCCGCTTGGAGTGTTCCTGAACGAGGAGACCGCCCTGAAGTCGGCGTCCAactgcagcaccaccaccatcatcagcagcgTCCGCAATGACAAGTCCAGCGAGAACCCAGCCACACCCATCATGGAGGAGACACCGCTGACCCCGATGAGCAATATCAATAACAATTCAGACGAATGCTGCCCGATCTCCAATTCGGCGGAGAGCAGTGGTTTGGCTGGACGTAGTCTTCCTAGCCTAGATTCGATTGCCACAACGCCATAA